AAATCGTTCCAGTGTCTGGCGCGACGGAGCCCGCAGAATCCTCGGTAGGCGTTGTAGGACGGAACGCCGTGATCACGGCCTCGTTGCATGTTGAGCGCGGCCAAATCGGTGCCGAAACTCTTGAGCGGCTCGGCGAACAAATGATTAGTCAATTCCTCTGTCACGGCGTCGTCGACAGCCTGGGCCACTTGATTCATGAAACCGGCGATGTATCGATCGATGACTCCGCCTTGGTAGGTGTCGAACGGTCGGTTGAACAGCTCGCTGAGTCTCCTGGAACCAATGTGCTTGTGAGTGACACTCCACTGTTCAATCTGGGACGGAATGACCGAGTGGCCGAAGCGGAAGGCGGCCGCAAAGAACGAAACGGGCAGATTGGGATTGGTTTTCGGGTTGTAATCCGACGACAAACCCTGCAGTTTCGTGagttaaacaattattttttagtttgatttaTGTCTGAAATGATTGGATTTATACGTCTCTGTCGAGGAGGAGTCCGTAGTCTTCCATAATGTCTTTGCCCAGGACCATGGGCAAGAATTCGTTGTAGGTGATTTGCTGGATGTAAGCGGCGATGATGTGTCGCGTTTCCTATTggggaaatcaaaatcattattttattttgaatagtAATTGAATAAAGTCGAGTCAAACCTGGAAGATTCGTTCGTCATCCCAGTGAGGATTGATTTTGCCCAACTGGGCCGCGATTCTGTTGTGTTCTCGCAAGAAAACGGTGTGCAGGGTGACCAACATGACCTGCTGGTTGACTCGGCCGTCGCCGGCCTCGAAGCAGAAGAGATCCCGACTGGGCCGCTTGCAGTTGTCGTCGGGATTTTCGGTCCTGGGCGGCAAAAGTTCCTTGAGCCCCAAATTGCGCAGGGCCGTGTTGCTGTTGAGCCATCCGCCGCGGAAGGTGCGCAACTTGTGCGACGTGTCTTTGGCCGTTCCGTAGACGAAACTGGCGTCCAGGAAGCTGGTGACTGTGTTGAAGGTGCTGCGCGATCCCAGTTTGCATTTGTCTTTCAATCCGGTGGCCGATCGGACGAATTCCAGGCAACGCCGTCCGAACAGAGAGTAGAAAGGATCATTGGCCGGGATATCGATGGGCCAGCAGGCCGGGTGGCGTCGATCGGGAGACACGTCGCAGCATTTGGGCTCGGCATTCGTCCTGGGATCTGCAAGATTTTTCAATCCATTCAAATGAGTTTGGGACTAGTGGGTTGGTTGACGCAGAGGtcgtttttaaaatcatttatcGATTGCGTCAAGCCAAGTGAATGTCTTATGACATTCGGCTTTCGAAAGGGACTTAAAAGTTGCGACATTTATCTCATTTCACCTCGTTGTCCATAAAGAATGCTGCCCAGCCCCATTTAAATGGCCTTCCCTTTGCCCATTTATAATCGGGGTGGGGGGAATGCTGGACGAGATTGGAATAGCAAAACAGGTGGGAAATGATTGGGAAACGATGCAGACGTCGTCGATCTGATGCAATCGAATTGACTTGCTGATGTGCTGTTACCCGTGCCAGCTCGAATGATATCTGCTTTGAATTCAAGTTGGACGGACAACAACCTTGAAGTGAATTTGGCTTTCTGGGCGATTAGCAAGGTCGGATAAAAAGAGACAATGCCACATCCCTGTTATGTTTTTAGGTTGGATctccctttcattttttatttgattgcatTAATCAAGATTTAATAgtcttttctactttttcattcggagggattttctctctcaaattACAATCTCTCTGAGATTAGACTCTTGAGTGTATGTGGTAACGAAAATCCATCTTCCCAAATTTGGGCGCGGTCCACAGTCGATAGGAGGCCAATGTGGACATGGATGGCCAAAGTTGAGAAAGTTTCCCAAACCGATGCGATTGGAAACACACGAATCATCACAAGATGGAATCACTATTCGCGATTGCGTAACCATCCCCCAACCACTGCCAAACAGTGTGCACAGTCTCCCTCGTACGGTCGAGTGAGTACGTGCCATTAAGTATCGATAATTAGAGCAACACGAAACGACAAGCGAGAAATTAGGCGACTAGCGGAAaccaatcaataaataaagatCGCTTTCTTTGTTTTGGCCTACAggcgttgtgtgtgtgtgggcatTGCAATGGCTGCTGGGAGTTATAAATAGAAACGAACCTTTAGTTTCTGCTCCAGAAGCCATGTCGTGATCAATCAGCTGGCCGAACGCCGGCAGGAAGACTGTGACTGCGTGATCGTGAAAGCCGAGATCGCGATGGATGGTGGACGAAATGTAACGGGCCGTCGGCAGCTGTTCGCCGGTGACTGAAATGCGCGGCAGGCTGATGTCTGCGTTTGGATTTATTTAATAGCaatgaaattagaaaaatgcaTTCACGAAAGAATAAGATGATAAATATCATCTGCTGTATGGTAAGGTGAAATACCATCGGCGTAGTCGGGTGGGATGAGGCGACGGAACGGGGCTGAGATGGCGCCCCAGTTTGGATTGTCTAAATTGTTGCACGTGCCGTCGTAGTTGCGGAACCGTTTGAGCTCACACTTTTGTGGCTTGGAGCAAAAACGGCCGATGGAGGTCTTGAAAACGTCGATGAGTGGCAAGGCCTCGTGAATCTCGTTGGATTCCATTTTGTGCCTGCAGACAAGTTGAAACCATCGTCGTTTTTAAATATCCGCACCGTttgaccgtttttttttaaaggaaatgaattgttttgattCTTTACTCTAAGGCCAGGAGGCGACTGGTTTCCAGCAGAGTTTCGGCCAGTTGCTCGGCGTTGGTTCCATCCCTGGACTCGATGAGTCTGAATTCTTTTGAGGCTTTGCTGAACGCCCGGTTGATGGACTCTTGACTGATGCATGTTTCTCTAGACAAATCAAATATAGAAAAACGATTATGACAGGTGTTGGGGCCAATTGACAgttgtttgattcttttgttccATACCCGTTGCCTTTGGGCACGACGAGGGCGCATTTGGGTCCGGATTggtgcagctgctgctgcgacgGCAGTCGGCCGAACGCGGGTTTCTGGAAGGGAGGCGGTTGCGCCACTGCGGCCATCGCTCCCATCAACGCCAACAAGGACCAAATGACCCATcgcggctgttgttgttgttgcccgcGGAATGCGCTGCCGGTCGCCATAAACCCACATACAAATCACGACAGCAACAAGATGGTCCACcgttaagaaaaagaaaagaggaatgaGAGACTATGAGATAATAAAAGGGAATTACCACCCGattggggtggggggggatTATCGAGTTGGTGAATATATTATAGTCGACGGAAAATTTAGCGCTTTCAATTCAAGTGAAACGAGAGCCCCGTTTGTTGTCCGTCCTCGGGTGTTATTTACGACACGGTCGTGTGATTTGGACAGCCAACGGACGCCACGGCTTATTCCGCTctgttcttctttcttcttctggcctGTGTGAACGTTGTTTCCCGTCGGGCGAATGTTTGGACGCAACAGATTTGTCTCTCCCTCGCAGCTACTTTGTCCGTTAACTGTATCCCTTATCTTTGACTTTGCGCCGTTTCCCCGTTGACTGGAGAGACGCTTGAAAGATGTGAAGGAcctactttttatttatttctaaagaggtttttctcctatttcttctctagaagagaaatgaaacCGTTCCGAATGTGCGATTGGAAACGGTGGGCACATATACGTGAATCGCTCGCCGCAATGGAGTCGTCGTCTCGGCCCGTGTGAAACGGGTGGGCGTCGCCTTCATCATCTTTCCTCCTCCCAATTGCGAATGAATGAAAACGCATCGACACCGCATCATACCAGCAGATCgagttctctttttctcggctTCTGTTCTCCACTTGTTAGTTGCCAGCGTGTCCAGCGgctgccccttttttttctgttttattcaCCGACACGCTGAATAATTTCTAATCCGCTTGTCTCCTTTCTCCGTCCGTCCACCCCGAATCATTCTTCCTcttgagagaagagaagagaaaaccggTGTGGCTATCGTAATGAGTTACAATAACAACagacttgttttgttttttgggttgtgtATAGCCAATTAAAATGCAACAACCCTTGCTCATTGCATTGCTCCTTCCCTCTTCATCTTTTGGCTGTCAGCCGGGCGACGCGCTTGACGAGATGACGGAATTGGTCGGATTCCATCAATCGGCAACATGTGACGTTATTTTTACAGGAATCGAGTCAAACAATTTCCCTGCAGTCCACGTATACGAAAGAATACGGGCGAGAAAAGTTATGAGGTCCTCCCGTAATGTTGCGGTACTTctatcaaaaaaagaactgaataACAGCCGAGGTTCGcgtgtgagaaaaaaagggatttgCGCGGCAGTCACAATGATTGTATTGTTGTTGGCGACTGGGCCTATATTCACTAGCAATGGAGATCCCACGTACCTACGGTCTATGTGGGCCAGTTGGCCAGTTAACCGACGTCACCCCTTTTTCCCTGTTTACCGCAGTCCCAGACTCCCATCAGAAGCACCGACtcggtaaagaaaaaaacaaacaattgtgGCGCGCATACAAAACTGGTTGTACACTGGTCGCTTCAATGATTTCGTTCGACATACTAATAATATTTGTGTGCATTTCCACTCAGCAATCAAATGGATCACTTACCTCATTCTAATGTGACGATGCCCACCGATTTGATGTCACTGAAAAGTCAATCGGCTCCAAACAATTGTGATCGCGGAGTGGGCGGAAAAGATTTGAATGGAACACTCTTGATCCGTTGCAACACGTTTGATTGTGCGCGATGGGCAGTCGAATGGAGCAAACTCGTCAGAGACTTTGAAGGAGTCGTAGTAGGTTCCGTTGGAGGTATTATGTGCGTCCGTCAGGCAACACCATTCAACGTCTTGTGACGTCGTATTTCTCTTTGCAAGCTGTTCTACCTTACAGGGCCCCTCTATATAtactggtcgtcgtcgtcctggCGTGCGTGAGTGCCAGCGACGGAGGGCGGGTGGTGGTAGTGGCCGGTGGTGGCGGTTACGGGAGGAACAGCGAAagcaggtggtggtggtagtagcggcggtggcggcccAGTACGGAGAAATGGGGAGATCAAATAAGACCagaagccaaaaaaaacaagacgaaaAAACCCTCCCCAACAACCAGAATGAGGGGGGGCAGGGAGGAAGGGGGCTATGCACATGCAGTGCACAACTAAACTGGCGAATATTGTCGGGAATTAGCCACCTCCAAAAGCAGCGGGAGGGAACTGTTGCAGGCGGAGAAAATGTGTGAATGTGAGCTGGATAAAACGCTTCCcggtgaaaaaaaggaaaaaaaaagaatattccaAACTAGCGAGCCCATGCAAACTATGCGAGTATAGGATAGGTTATCCCGTGTAGTGGACCA
This window of the Daphnia pulex isolate KAP4 chromosome 5, ASM2113471v1 genome carries:
- the LOC124193325 gene encoding peroxidase-like produces the protein MSAFRGQQQQQPRWVIWSLLALMGAMAAVAQPPPFQKPAFGRLPSQQQLHQSGPKCALVVPKGNGETCISQESINRAFSKASKEFRLIESRDGTNAEQLAETLLETSRLLALEHKMESNEIHEALPLIDVFKTSIGRFCSKPQKCELKRFRNYDGTCNNLDNPNWGAISAPFRRLIPPDYADDISLPRISVTGEQLPTARYISSTIHRDLGFHDHAVTVFLPAFGQLIDHDMASGAETKDPRTNAEPKCCDVSPDRRHPACWPIDIPANDPFYSLFGRRCLEFVRSATGLKDKCKLGSRSTFNTVTSFLDASFVYGTAKDTSHKLRTFRGGWLNSNTALRNLGLKELLPPRTENPDDNCKRPSRDLFCFEAGDGRVNQQVMLVTLHTVFLREHNRIAAQLGKINPHWDDERIFQETRHIIAAYIQQITYNEFLPMVLGKDIMEDYGLLLDRDGLSSDYNPKTNPNLPVSFFAAAFRFGHSVIPSQIEQWSVTHKHIGSRRLSELFNRPFDTYQGGVIDRYIAGFMNQVAQAVDDAVTEELTNHLFAEPLKSFGTDLAALNMQRGRDHGVPSYNAYRGFCGLRRARHWNDLAGSFTNETLQKYSKTYATPDDIDLWTAGISERPLPGSMVGPIFGCIMGETFKNLRYGDRFWYENGGLPNSFTLDQVNEIRKIKLSRLLCDNGDRIETAQVYAMVLPDPQINPRVPCKSSVLPRLNLELWRESKGKPNVKNPQFAPGPPNSFPGGFNNVPSFNDPRPFFN